The Cylindrospermopsis curvispora GIHE-G1 genome contains a region encoding:
- the rplY gene encoding 50S ribosomal protein L25: MALTVESQKRPEGIKPKALRRSGLIPANLYGHNGTESISLALEAKTVDRLLKQAAPNKTEIELSIPDLQWTGKTVLREVQVHPAKGTPYHLSFFAAKS, translated from the coding sequence ATGGCACTGACAGTAGAATCTCAAAAACGTCCAGAAGGCATTAAACCCAAGGCTTTACGCCGTTCTGGTTTGATCCCCGCTAATTTGTATGGACACAACGGTACTGAGTCAATTTCCTTGGCTCTGGAAGCTAAAACAGTTGACCGCTTGCTTAAACAAGCTGCACCTAATAAGACGGAAATTGAACTGAGTATTCCAGATCTTCAATGGACTGGTAAAACTGTTTTGAGGGAAGTTCAAGTTCACCCAGCGAAGGGAACTCCCTATCATTTGAGTTTTTTTGCAGCTAAGAGTTAA
- a CDS encoding adenylosuccinate synthase — protein MANVIVIGAQWGDEGKGKITDLLSRSADVVVRYQGGVNAGHTIVVNGQTFKLHLIPSGILYPDTECIIGCGTVIDPQVLIGELDKLEKLNISTDNLRISQTAHVTMPYHRLIDRASEEQRGSHKIGTTGRGIGPTYADKSERTGIRVLDLMDADGLREQLEWTINYKNAILEKLYNLPPLDPEQVFQEYLGYAKRLRPFVVDTSVRIYDAVQKRRNILFEGAQGTLLDLDHGTYPYVTSSNPVAGGACVGTGVGPTMIDRVIGVSKAYTTRVGEGPFPTELQGEIGDLLASRGAEFGTTTGRKRRCGWFDAVIGRYAVRINGMDCMAITKLDVLDELKEIKVCVAYEIDGQRCEHFPTSARQFSRCLPIYQTLAGWQVSTTECRSLEDLPKQALEYLKFLAELMEVPIAIVSLGASRDQTIIVEDPIHGPKRALLQPNGTPVAV, from the coding sequence TTGGCTAACGTCATTGTCATAGGTGCTCAGTGGGGCGATGAAGGAAAAGGTAAAATAACTGACCTACTCAGCCGCTCTGCAGATGTGGTGGTACGTTACCAGGGGGGAGTTAATGCCGGTCATACAATAGTGGTGAACGGTCAAACATTTAAGTTGCACTTAATTCCCTCTGGTATATTGTATCCAGATACCGAGTGTATTATCGGCTGTGGGACAGTGATTGATCCACAGGTGTTAATAGGAGAACTCGACAAACTAGAAAAATTAAATATTTCCACGGACAATTTGCGCATATCCCAGACTGCTCACGTTACTATGCCCTATCATAGATTGATTGATCGGGCCTCGGAGGAGCAGAGGGGAAGTCATAAAATTGGCACCACCGGAAGAGGTATTGGTCCAACCTACGCGGATAAGTCAGAACGAACTGGGATCAGGGTTTTAGATCTGATGGATGCTGACGGGTTACGAGAACAGTTGGAATGGACAATAAACTATAAAAACGCAATTTTAGAGAAGTTGTATAATCTTCCTCCCCTGGATCCAGAACAGGTTTTTCAGGAGTATTTGGGTTATGCCAAAAGATTACGTCCTTTTGTGGTTGACACCTCGGTGAGAATATATGACGCGGTGCAAAAACGACGTAATATTCTGTTTGAAGGTGCTCAGGGCACTCTTCTGGATTTAGATCATGGAACCTATCCCTATGTTACCTCTTCCAATCCTGTAGCTGGAGGAGCTTGTGTGGGTACGGGTGTGGGACCAACAATGATAGATCGGGTAATTGGGGTCTCCAAGGCGTATACTACCAGAGTGGGTGAAGGGCCATTCCCCACGGAACTCCAGGGGGAAATTGGTGATTTGTTAGCCAGTCGGGGCGCAGAATTTGGCACGACTACGGGAAGAAAACGTCGCTGTGGTTGGTTTGATGCAGTAATTGGACGTTATGCTGTCCGTATTAATGGCATGGATTGTATGGCTATTACCAAACTAGATGTTCTAGATGAGTTGAAGGAAATCAAGGTTTGTGTAGCTTATGAAATTGATGGTCAAAGGTGTGAACATTTCCCCACTAGTGCCCGTCAGTTCTCTCGTTGTCTTCCCATATATCAAACCTTAGCTGGATGGCAAGTCTCTACTACAGAATGCCGTAGCCTAGAGGACTTGCCTAAGCAGGCTTTGGAATATCTGAAATTCCTAGCCGAATTGATGGAAGTCCCGATCGCGATTGTTTCCCTAGGAGCAAGTCGTGATCAGACTATAATTGTGGAGGATCCAATCCACGGCCCAAAACGGGCTTTATTGCAACCCAATGGTACACCAGTTGCAGTTTAG
- a CDS encoding Ig-like domain-containing protein has protein sequence MSTINNQAINNALLTGDKWGNNTITYSFYVGGEYYGTEEGLVTVSDAVKNNVRQIFNDTIAPLIGRNFVEVEDSPLYYGNIRFLLSTTPQYAYTYPPNGSAIGGDIFLNAKQDNNTDPSGFQGGPGTPGYTALMHEMLHALGTKHPNRYSSEDNPPYLAYSEDNGDNTLMTYNFNSGSQPITPMPFDVIALQHLYGSKVYNESNTTYNFTKIDLYSDGIKTVGDSNLRSKSTIWDSGGTDTLNFANLLFDSTGYRLDMNPSGWLSKQADFNTVEYDVVLDSNLVSFTDSRRIYKATASGTRLAYGVIIENLINSSSNDYIIANSAANRFTGYGPTTTTGKDTIENANSADILDLSSFYAGNISQTQAGNDLLITLGSGNSITIKDYFATPINQRLNIKTGNQPPVAINDLLPIIKGTTSGTVNPLINDTNPSLSDLNDQLKIIDVTSGKYGKVDINGNDLIYTLLSATYVGDDTFTYTISNKEGLIATANVNVTVNVTVTTTNIIMYPVTILKPGDPLISKQGGDQTNIVNNVSYNFPTNYKQTEAKTGLENTLGQTSALFQNIFGLYQVDDATGTVNGIAPGEINYAKAALDKNRVVSNFTVRAGGAGHSVSGDLIGIEGKIYAPFVIANGGNYSGSIQNAINEFFKVNPNNSGATAQNYTSLPVAYFSFGAANPDGSAHIKSFGNNVFGFEDLPAGVGVSDYDFNDMVFSFG, from the coding sequence CATAAATAATGCACTTTTAACCGGTGATAAATGGGGTAACAACACTATAACCTATAGTTTTTATGTTGGAGGTGAATACTACGGTACTGAAGAGGGATTAGTAACTGTCAGTGATGCGGTTAAAAATAATGTGCGACAAATTTTCAACGATACAATTGCTCCACTAATTGGCCGCAATTTTGTAGAAGTTGAAGATTCTCCTCTCTACTACGGTAATATTCGCTTTTTGCTTTCTACCACTCCTCAATATGCCTATACATACCCGCCTAATGGTAGTGCTATTGGAGGTGATATTTTTCTTAATGCTAAACAAGATAATAATACAGATCCAAGTGGATTCCAGGGTGGCCCAGGTACTCCCGGGTATACTGCTTTGATGCACGAAATGCTGCATGCTTTAGGTACAAAACATCCCAATCGCTATTCGTCAGAGGATAATCCTCCCTATCTTGCTTATAGTGAAGACAATGGGGATAACACCCTGATGACATACAACTTCAATTCCGGATCTCAGCCCATTACACCAATGCCATTTGATGTTATAGCATTACAGCATCTATATGGAAGTAAGGTATATAATGAAAGTAACACTACTTATAATTTCACTAAGATAGATTTATACTCAGATGGAATAAAAACTGTTGGTGATTCAAATCTTAGGAGTAAGAGCACAATCTGGGATAGTGGTGGAACGGACACTTTAAATTTTGCCAATTTATTATTTGATAGTACTGGTTATCGCCTAGACATGAATCCGAGTGGTTGGTTGTCAAAACAGGCTGATTTTAATACGGTTGAATATGATGTTGTGCTGGATTCAAATTTGGTTAGTTTTACTGATAGTAGAAGAATTTATAAGGCTACAGCATCGGGAACAAGATTGGCTTATGGGGTAATCATAGAGAATTTAATTAACTCTTCTAGTAATGATTATATTATTGCCAATTCAGCGGCTAATAGATTTACCGGTTATGGTCCAACCACCACCACAGGGAAAGATACCATTGAGAATGCCAACAGTGCTGACATCCTAGATTTATCAAGTTTTTACGCTGGTAATATCAGCCAAACCCAAGCTGGAAACGACCTATTGATAACATTAGGATCTGGTAATTCCATAACAATTAAAGATTATTTTGCCACTCCTATTAATCAACGCCTAAACATTAAGACGGGTAATCAACCTCCCGTTGCGATTAATGACCTGTTACCCATTATTAAAGGAACTACTAGCGGGACTGTTAACCCCCTGATAAATGACACAAATCCATCTCTATCAGATTTAAACGACCAACTGAAAATTATTGATGTCACAAGTGGTAAATATGGGAAAGTGGATATTAATGGTAATGATTTAATATACACTCTGTTAAGTGCCACCTATGTAGGGGATGATACTTTTACTTACACTATTTCCAATAAAGAGGGCTTAATAGCTACAGCTAATGTGAATGTTACTGTCAACGTTACTGTGACAACAACAAACATTATCATGTATCCAGTAACCATCCTAAAACCTGGAGACCCTCTCATATCTAAGCAAGGGGGTGATCAAACCAATATAGTTAATAATGTGTCCTACAATTTCCCCACTAACTATAAACAAACGGAAGCAAAGACAGGACTGGAAAACACCTTGGGTCAAACCAGTGCACTCTTTCAGAACATATTTGGGCTATATCAGGTAGATGATGCTACAGGAACGGTTAATGGTATTGCACCGGGAGAAATTAATTACGCGAAAGCTGCTTTAGACAAAAATAGGGTAGTTAGCAATTTCACCGTACGAGCTGGGGGAGCGGGTCATAGTGTTAGTGGTGATTTAATTGGTATTGAAGGGAAAATTTATGCACCCTTCGTCATTGCTAATGGTGGTAATTATTCTGGTAGCATACAAAATGCCATTAACGAGTTTTTTAAGGTTAATCCAAATAATAGTGGAGCCACTGCGCAAAATTACACTAGTTTGCCAGTTGCTTACTTTAGCTTTGGTGCAGCTAACCCAGACGGATCGGCTCATATCAAGAGCTTTGGGAACAATGTCTTTGGATTTGAGGATTTACCTGCTGGTGTAGGGGTCAGTGATTATGATTTTAACGATATGGTTTTCTCCTTTGGTTAA